Genomic window (Leptospira bouyouniensis):
ATCATGAAAATAGGGAGGTGTCAAAGAAACATTTCGTAAACTTGGAATTTTGAATACATATCGATCGTTTGTATTGCCGCTAACTTCAAATTTACCAAAATCATTTGGATTGTATAATGAAGGAGATTCTAGTTTTGCAAAATTATTTCCTCCCATTGAAAAACCAGAGTGACAGTTTAAACATCCGATATCTATGAAAAGATTTAGTCCTTCTAACTCTTGTCGATTTAAAGCAAGTAAATTTCCATTTACAAAATCATCAAATCTAGATTTTGATACCAAACTTCGTTCAAATGCAGAAATTGCGATTCTCACATTATGAAGGTTAATATTTGGATCTTCAGGAAATGCATTCGAAAAAAAATCTACATAACTAGTATCATTTTGTATCCTTTGGAGTAATTCGGATTCTGATGTTAATGACATTTCCAATGGATTTACAAATGGATCAATGGCTTGGTCATAAAGATTATTCCTTCTACCATCCCAAAAGATAATAGAAGAAAATCCAATGTTCAATATAGTCGGTGTGTTTCTTCTCCCCAATTGACCAAAAGTACCCCTTGATGTCGATTGACGATCCATTCCTGCTGAGCGACCGTCTAACGGATGACAAGTGATACAAGCTTGTATTTGATTAGAAGATAAATTTTTATCCCTGAATAACTTATTTCCTAAATTAATTATTGGTTGAGTATCATTCTCTGAGCCAGGTGAGTGGTCTGGCATTGTACCAATTTGAATTTTTGTCAATGATTGTAAATTCATTGCATATGCTAAATCATTTGCAATTTGAAGAGATAGAATATTCGTTAGCTGATTTTTTTGACTGTATTGTTTTTTTGTATTTTCACATTGGAACAATATGGACCAAAAAAATAGAAAAAGTAATAATTTGAAAATTCTGAATTTTTTAACATGATTGACTTTGAGATGAATGCACATGACGACCAAACAAGGAAGCAATCCATTTTTGGGCAAATGTTTTTTGTTAATCCGGATTTAAAATTAAATCCGTTAGGTGGTGAATTAGAAATTTAATTGATTAATGAGTATGAAATATGTTGGCGATTAAAGCAATGTTAGTTGCAATCTCATTAATTTTTAAGCTTACTTGGTTCAAATCTTCAGAATTATTTGCAAGCTCTTGAGCACTTCCAGATAATGTGTTGACCGAGTTTACCATATCTTCGGAAGCTTTCTTTTGTTCTCGACTTGAAAATTCAATTGTTCTTGCCATATCCTCGAGACCGTTTAGTTCATTAGTTACACTAAGCAAACTATTAGATTGAGTGGTCATTTCTTCTTTTAAATGGTTTACGGCATAATTCATTCGATTTGATTGGTCTACGATTTCGCTAAGAGCATTGACTGCTTCCATTACATGATTGGTACCTTCGTTCACAACAACATGACTCTTATCGATTAGTCTCTTTATATTTTTAACAGATGATTGAGTTTTGTCTGCAAGTTTTGAAATTTCTTCTGCAACAACTGCAAATCCCATTCCTGCATCACCTGCTCGAGCAGCTTCAATACTTGCGTTTAATGCAAGTAAATTGGTTCTTTCGGAAATTTCTGTAATCAAATCTACAATTCCTGTGATTTCTTTCGTAACTGATCTAATTTCAGTCATGGTAGTATCTGTATTACGAATAGATAAATTACCTGAATTTGCAAGTTGGGTGGAATGACTTGCTAGATTTGTTAATTGTAATAATGCAGATTCAATGTTAAGTATTGAAGCTTTGATTGTTGCCATTTCCTCGGAAATGTTGACTATATTTTTGGTTTCATTCTTAATGAATTCGAACATAATTTCAAATGATGTAGTCAGTTCTTCTAAAGATGCTGCAGATTCTTCTGAAATAGAAGCTAAGGATGATGCATTATCAGATACTGAGATGGCATCATTTTTCAATTGGCTAGATAACTTTTCAGACTCACTTACAGATATTTTCAATTGATTCATGATTTGATTTAAATTTTCTAAGAATAAATTGATCGATTTTGCAATTTTACCAATTTCGTTAGTTCCAAAATCTGGTAATGTTTTGGATAAATCAGCTTCTCCACTAGTGAGTTCATTGAGTTTAGTGAGTACGGTTATCAATGGTTTGTTGATACTTCTAAAGATTAAAAAAACAAAAACTGTTGAAATAGATAAAGAAATAATGACTAATAGAATATTGAAATTCCTTTTGATCAAAAGTAACTCTACTCTGTCTCTTATCATTTTTTCCAAAAGTAAAAGTGATTTTTGTTGTATTAAGTCTGCAATTTCAGTGCCTTTGTGAATCGCAGTGAAGAATTCATCAGAATTATTGGGTTTGTTTTGGCTTCGTGTAATGGAATTTTTGAGATCTTTTAAATAATTTTCACAATTCACTTTTGCAAAATGGCTTGCGTCACCAATTTCTTGCGTATATTTTTGATTTGCTTCAAATGATTTTTTAAAAGCTTTATTGATTTCTTTACAAGTATTTTCAATCCCATTAATCGTGATGATCGCTTTTGTAATACTTGCATTTGAAAAAGCCTTTGAATTGGAATTTGATCCCAAATATTCATCGCGGATCATTTCTTTCAAATTCGCAATGTTATGGTAGAATGCAGGAATTCTAAACAAAACAATTTCCATTTGGTAATAAGAGTCAACTTCGGGATCCAAAATCAGGTTGGAATTGTCTCCTACCTTCAATAATAATTCTTGTAGATCATTTAAAAATTGAAGGGTTGTGGTTTGATCAAAATGTTCCAATTTTGAATACCGATCTAAGTTGACCATTTCGATTGAGTTGGGTTCAATGATTTCTGTTTTTGCGCTTTCCTTTTTGATTTCTTTTAGAATTGGAATTAGATCTCTGGTTGATTCTTGTCCAATTTTGAGACGTTTTAAACCTTCTTTATAGGTTGAGGAAATCGGTTTGATCAAACCAAGACCTAATTGTTCTTTCTCGGAAAAATGGATAGTTTCATTTTGAGAAGTCACAAGCAGGTATAAAATAAAA
Coding sequences:
- a CDS encoding cytochrome-c peroxidase, producing the protein MNLQSLTKIQIGTMPDHSPGSENDTQPIINLGNKLFRDKNLSSNQIQACITCHPLDGRSAGMDRQSTSRGTFGQLGRRNTPTILNIGFSSIIFWDGRRNNLYDQAIDPFVNPLEMSLTSESELLQRIQNDTSYVDFFSNAFPEDPNINLHNVRIAISAFERSLVSKSRFDDFVNGNLLALNRQELEGLNLFIDIGCLNCHSGFSMGGNNFAKLESPSLYNPNDFGKFEVSGNTNDRYVFKIPSLRNVSLTPPYFHDGSVSTLKEAVERMNAYNLNRNLRSAEIEILIAFLKTLSDKTKSN
- a CDS encoding methyl-accepting chemotaxis protein, whose translation is MRAFDLSILSKISIQSRLLLFPLPLILSLFFILYLLVTSQNETIHFSEKEQLGLGLIKPISSTYKEGLKRLKIGQESTRDLIPILKEIKKESAKTEIIEPNSIEMVNLDRYSKLEHFDQTTTLQFLNDLQELLLKVGDNSNLILDPEVDSYYQMEIVLFRIPAFYHNIANLKEMIRDEYLGSNSNSKAFSNASITKAIITINGIENTCKEINKAFKKSFEANQKYTQEIGDASHFAKVNCENYLKDLKNSITRSQNKPNNSDEFFTAIHKGTEIADLIQQKSLLLLEKMIRDRVELLLIKRNFNILLVIISLSISTVFVFLIFRSINKPLITVLTKLNELTSGEADLSKTLPDFGTNEIGKIAKSINLFLENLNQIMNQLKISVSESEKLSSQLKNDAISVSDNASSLASISEESAASLEELTTSFEIMFEFIKNETKNIVNISEEMATIKASILNIESALLQLTNLASHSTQLANSGNLSIRNTDTTMTEIRSVTKEITGIVDLITEISERTNLLALNASIEAARAGDAGMGFAVVAEEISKLADKTQSSVKNIKRLIDKSHVVVNEGTNHVMEAVNALSEIVDQSNRMNYAVNHLKEEMTTQSNSLLSVTNELNGLEDMARTIEFSSREQKKASEDMVNSVNTLSGSAQELANNSEDLNQVSLKINEIATNIALIANIFHTH